A genomic stretch from Leptospira licerasiae serovar Varillal str. VAR 010 includes:
- a CDS encoding STAS domain-containing protein: MILKSLARENHLVLSVQEDILMDNSRDFYLEFEDSVQDGYPPVVSFHLGLVKFIDSSGIGIIIKVRNQIRDHQGTVNIFGLNKSLHSVFRLSGLDRIVNLYTIEEFLEKYPDFREFLTVE; encoded by the coding sequence ATGATTCTTAAAAGTCTCGCCCGAGAAAATCACCTGGTACTTTCGGTCCAGGAGGATATCTTGATGGATAATTCCAGGGACTTTTACCTGGAGTTCGAGGATAGCGTTCAGGATGGATACCCCCCCGTAGTTAGTTTTCATTTGGGGCTCGTAAAGTTTATAGACTCTTCCGGGATTGGTATTATCATCAAAGTCAGAAATCAGATCCGGGACCATCAAGGAACGGTGAATATATTCGGACTAAATAAGTCCCTACATTCCGTTTTTAGGCTTTCCGGTCTAGACAGAATTGTAAATCTGTACACGATTGAAGAATTTCTGGAGAAATACCCCGACTTTCGGGAATTTCTGACAGTAGAATGA
- a CDS encoding LA_1326/LA_4305 family lipoprotein, producing MNFSLLDFMKGKALRTSLIFFLAFSFSGCYPYFFKDRMFRSEGMGFFTIDISDLSDFDKTSKNEDIKLEHPIQLDQAKIKDYFGNLRYSKRSSVGYFSDFVFSDHELDLLARDLPFTLKNLPNDKLLLIISKYDDTQSVISFDEVTSCVLWAAEGKINLLFGRVKRELVDRDAALDFSRWTRIEKIRLAHGFDGTEIAEGENVDFGQIDGLPLRKWVVFDMKNPSKYKFTPRKQYQPVKLTDENDRP from the coding sequence ATGAATTTTTCACTTTTAGATTTTATGAAGGGAAAAGCTCTCCGTACTTCCCTGATCTTTTTTTTAGCCTTTAGTTTCTCCGGATGTTATCCTTATTTTTTCAAGGACCGGATGTTCCGCTCCGAAGGAATGGGGTTTTTTACGATCGATATTTCGGATCTATCCGATTTCGATAAAACTTCCAAGAATGAAGATATTAAATTGGAACATCCTATCCAATTGGATCAGGCCAAAATTAAGGACTATTTTGGAAATTTAAGATATTCTAAACGATCTTCAGTAGGTTACTTTTCGGATTTTGTATTTTCAGACCACGAGTTGGATCTATTGGCAAGGGACCTCCCTTTTACTCTAAAAAATCTTCCGAATGACAAACTTCTTTTGATCATCTCCAAATATGATGATACACAATCTGTAATCTCGTTCGACGAGGTTACCAGTTGCGTTCTGTGGGCGGCAGAGGGTAAGATCAATCTTTTATTCGGACGGGTCAAACGTGAGCTCGTGGATCGGGACGCCGCACTTGATTTTAGCCGTTGGACCAGGATCGAAAAGATCAGACTAGCTCATGGCTTTGATGGAACCGAGATTGCGGAAGGGGAGAATGTGGATTTTGGACAAATCGACGGACTTCCATTACGTAAATGGGTTGTATTCGATATGAAAAATCCAAGCAAATACAAGTTTACACCTAGAAAGCAATAC